From Carya illinoinensis cultivar Pawnee chromosome 5, C.illinoinensisPawnee_v1, whole genome shotgun sequence, one genomic window encodes:
- the LOC122311239 gene encoding pentatricopeptide repeat-containing protein At2g15690, mitochondrial, with protein sequence MALLMAIRRARGRIESSFFKVRLANSSNFTFNRNSNNNQTLSTSAIPDDYHRPSPPPQQQQQKAPFRGFQNQGQFKPSYQQPRAPNQWNNLNQGYPPVQNPNQWTQRVQSPNRDQVVEDQTPVSSPPPPSIEDLIRFCETGKVKEAIELMEQGVKADWNCFHRLLDHCAESKSYENAKKVHDLLLQSTCRGDLQLNNKVIEMYGKCGGMTDARRVFDHMPDRDMQSWHLMINGYADNALGDDGLHLFEQMRQLGLKPTRETFLAVFSACASADAVEEAFIHFKSMKDECGIDPGFEHYMGLLGVLGKCGHLNEAEELIEGLPFEPMAEVWETLRNYARIHGDVDLEDRTEELMVALDPSKAVANKIPTPPPKKRTAISMLDGKNRISEFRNPSLYKDDEKLKASIGMKEAGYVPDTRYVLHDIDQEAKEQALLYHSERLAIAYGLISTPARTPLRIIKNLRICGDCHNAIKIMSKIVGRELIVRDNKRFHHFKDGKCSCGDYW encoded by the coding sequence ATGGCGTTGCTCATGGCCATCCGGCGGGCCCGAGGCCGAATAGAATCCTCTTTCTTCAAGGTGCGCCTAGCAAACTCTTCTAATTTCACCTTCAATCGCAACAGCAACAACAATCAAACCCTAAGCACCTCAGCAATCCCAGATGACTATCATAGGCCCTCCCCACCACCGCAACAGCAGCAGCAGAAAGCACCGTTTAGGGGCTTTCAGAACCAGGGACAATTTAAACCAAGCTATCAGCAACCCAGGGCCCCAAACCAATGGAACAATCTAAACCAAGGTTATCCACCGGTCCAAAATCCTAATCAGTGGACCCAACGGGTCCAAAGCCCTAACCGAGACCAGGTTGTTGAGGACCAAACCCCGGTTTCTTCTCCCCCTCCACCTTCGATTGAAGACCTTATTCGGTTTTGCGAAACGGGAAAGGTTAAGGAAGCTATTGAACTGATGGAGCAAGGGGTTAAAGCTGATTGGAACTGCTTCCATAGGTTGTTGGACCATTGTGCCGAATCAAAATCTTATGAGAATGCAAAAAAGGTTCATGATTTATTGTTACAGTCGACGTGTCGGGGTGATCTTCAGTTGAACAATAAGGTAATTGAAATGTATGGGAAATGTGGAGGCATGACGGATGCGCGGAGAGTGTTTGATCATATGCCGGATCGGGATATGCAGTCTTGGCATTTGATGATCAATGGGTATGCGGATAATGCGTTGGGTGATGATGGGTTGCATTTGTTTGAGCAGATGAGGCAGCTTGGTTTGAAACCCACGAGGGAGACTTTTCTTGCTGTCTTTTCGGCTTGTGCCAGTGCGGATGCCGTGGAGGAAGCATTTATACATTTTAAGTCAATGAAGGATGAGTGTGGAATCGATCCAGGGTTTGAGCATTATATGGGGCTTCTAGGTGTACTTGGGAAGTGTGGGCATCTTAATGAAGCAGAGGAGCTGATAGAGGGACTTCCATTTGAGCCCATGGCAGAGGTTTGGGAGACTTTGAGGAATTATGCTCGGATTCATGGAGATGTTGATCTTGAAGACCGGACTGAGGAGTTGATGGTTGCTCTTGATCCATCAAAGGCTGTTGCTAACAAGATCCCTACCCCTCCACCCAAAAAGCGCACTGCAATCAGCATGCTTGATGGGAAGAATAGGATCAGTGAATTTCGAAACCCATCTCTCTACAAGGATGATGAAAAGCTGAAGGCATCCATTGGGATGAAAGAAGCAGGTTATGTGCCGGACACGAGATATGTTCTTCATGACATCGATCAAGAGGCCAAGGAGCAGGCCTTGCTGTATCATAGTGAGCGTTTGGCAATTGCATATGGTCTGATCAGTACTCCAGCAAGGACACCTCTTAGGATCATCAAGAACCTCCGTATCTGCGGGGACTGTCATAATGCTATCAAGATCATGTCCAAGATCGTTGGGAGGGAACTAATTGTTAGGGACAATAAACGGTTTCATCATTTCAAAGATGGCAAATGTTCTTGTGGGGATTACTGGTGA
- the LOC122310893 gene encoding uncharacterized protein LOC122310893, with the protein MVGPSLDTLKPTTIKFLCSYGGKILPRYPDGKLRYLGGETRVLAVDRSISFSELLLKLGELCGTSVSLRCQLPSEDLDALVSITSDEDLANLIEEYDRAASPPSSLKIRAFLSPAKSAKKISSPLPSSSSASSLSSSSSSSSSHSPTGSASRFLVPVADMYPRQIPAPVAYQKSAPKVHPHCAYHAHGNPRQIYLIHNGNHWQ; encoded by the exons ATGGTCGGACCTTCACTTGACACCCTCAAGCCTACCACCATCAAATTTCTCTGTAGCTACGGCGGCAAAATCCTTCCCCGTTATCCCGATGGGAAACTCCGGTATCTTGGTGGCGAAACCCGGGTCCTCGCCGTTGACCGTTCCATCTCATTTTCTG AGCTGTTATTGAAGCTCGGGGAATTGTGCGGGACGTCTGTGAGTCTTCGTTGCCAATTGCCTTCAGAGGACCTTGACGCTCTGGTATCGATCACGTCCGATGAGGATCTCGCTAACCTCATCGAGGAATACGACCGAGCAGCATCTCCACCGTCGTCTCTGAAGATCAGAGCTTTCCTATCGCCGGCAAAATCCGCCAAAAAAATCAGTTCTCCTCTTCCTTCGTCGTCGTCcgcttcatctttatcgtcgtcgtcgtcgtcgtcgtcgtctcACAGTCCCACCGGTTCCGCATCTAGATTTCTGGTTCCGGTGGCCGATATGTACCCCCGCCAGATCCCGGCGCCGGTAGCTTATCAGAAATCGGCCCCAAAGGTTCATCCTCACTGTGCTTACCATGCTCATGGAAACCCTAGGCAGATCTATCTCATCCACAACGGGAACCACTGGCAATAA